TATATCTAAAGATGGATGACAGAACATCCGGAAAAAAGCACACGGAATTATTTATTCAAAACTACGTGCGACTCAGCACACTAGTAAGTAAAGACACAGCTTTGAAACAGCTATTATATAGGCTATTAACAAATACACTAAGTATTTATACTAAAATATCAGAAATCGAATTTAGAGAATATAAAAAATTTCATCTATCTAAAGGAAGATACAACAATAGAGTTTTGTATATCTCAGGTATGGCTCTCTGGCTGTCAAAATCTCATAATTACAATCCTATGGAGATAGCTAGTGCCATCGTCTCTCACTTATCAGAAATCGGTGGCGACGTTTTTATTATCCAAATTGTTCCCCCAGGTTGGATTTATTTAGAATTAAGTGATGCTCTGTTAGCGGCTTGGTTGCAAAGTCTTGCTGTTGGAAGTTTAGAAGAGGCGGGGGAGAGGGGGAGCAGGGGAGCAGGGGAGCAGGGGAGCAGGGGAGCAGGGGAGCAGGGGAGCAGGGGAGCAGGGGAGCAGGGGAGCAGGGGAGCAGGGGAGCAGGGGAGCAGGGGAGCAGGGGAGCAGGGGAGCAGGGGAGCAGGGGAGCCGGGGAGCAGGGGAGCAGGGGAGCAGGGGAGCAGGGGAGCAGGGGAGCAGGGGAGAAAAGAAATTTTAATTACAAATACTGGGCGCTTGTTTGCTATGCAATACGCTCATGCACGATGCTGTTCGCTAGTGCTGCTGGCTCACCGAGAGGGATTGATTAAACTTCGGGAACCATTGTCAGATGTTAGCTTTGCTTTTAGGAGTGTAGTCTCAAGAGAGCAAATACCTTGGCTCGATTGTGATGAAAAACTCCGCTTGAATCACCCAGATGAGAGTTACCTCATTACCAAGTTAGTGCAAGTGGTAGACGACTTGATGTCTCCAGATTTGGGTGGTTCAGTTAACTGGGAAAAAGCAGGGCTGAATTTGAGTCAAGCTTTTGAAAACTTCTGGAGCAAATGCCGTATTTGGGGTGAAGTAAAAATTTGCTCACCAGAACTTGCCCAAGCCAGACTAGGCTTGGTGATGGTTACTCAATCTGTATTAAGATTTTTGCTCGTAGAAAAACTGGGGGTTGTTGCTCCTGACGAGCTATAAGTTATACCGAGTTTGATTCAGGGTAGGATGAGGGGATGTTACTTCCCCATGTTCTTTATTTCTAGATGGTATTTCTCTTGGTAACTTGATAATTTGGATAGAACTAGGCATTATCCTTGAATAAAGTGCCATTGACCACTAGGGTTATGAAGAAAAAATAAAAATTTTTATAATCTTCTATTGACTCATTTGATCACCTCGGTTATATTAGCAGGTGTGTGAGGAGCGAACCAGCAAGGGCACCGAGACGAAACACGGCCAGTCGTCGGTGCCCTTTCTGATTTCATGTATTCCTGATTAAAGAGAGTGCTTTTAGGACAGTAAAAGTTTTTCGATCGCAGTTGCGGCTCCATCTTCCTCAACGCTAGGGGCTACCCATTGAGCGATCGCTTGAACTTCTGCTGGTGCATTACCCATCGCTACACCAATGCCAGCATACTCCAGCATTTCCACATCGTTGAAGTTATCACCAATAGTCATGACGTTGGTGCTTTGTAAGCCCAGCAGCTCTTCAGCTAGATAACGGACGGCAGTTCCCTTGTTGACAAAAGGGTTAGTTGCTTCAAAAAAAGTAGCGACAGATGTTGTCAGATAAAGTTCAGCGGGTGTGTATTGGCTGCGTAAATTCCCCAACAGTTTGTTAATCAAATCTGTGTCATCGGATAAAGCCAGAATCTTTGTTGGTTCATGATTTAACACTTGACGCAAATCACCAACAGCAATTGGGTTAATGCCAGAACGTTGTGCATAAATTTGGGTTTCTTCGCTGATTTCCCGCACATAGAGTTCGTCATTGATGTAGAAGTGAACAGATAAAAGCGATCGCAACTGCGGCTGTTCAAAATAGTCTAGTAGCTGGTGTGCATGTTCACGAGAAACAGCCAAATGCCGAAGAATTTTCTGGTCGGCTGGGTCTTGAATCCAGGCTCCTTGG
Above is a window of Nostoc sp. UHCC 0702 DNA encoding:
- a CDS encoding HAD family phosphatase, whose product is MDTASATHLASTVNQSIATKDIKLLVLDIDGTISGKSNTLSEPVKQAIAQAQAQGIQVAIATGRMYRSALRFHQEIGSVLPLMAYQGAWIQDPADQKILRHLAVSREHAHQLLDYFEQPQLRSLLSVHFYINDELYVREISEETQIYAQRSGINPIAVGDLRQVLNHEPTKILALSDDTDLINKLLGNLRSQYTPAELYLTTSVATFFEATNPFVNKGTAVRYLAEELLGLQSTNVMTIGDNFNDVEMLEYAGIGVAMGNAPAEVQAIAQWVAPSVEEDGAATAIEKLLLS